One genomic window of Campylobacter curvus includes the following:
- a CDS encoding 4-hydroxy-3-methylbut-2-enyl diphosphate reductase, protein MKIELASSYGFCFGVKRAIKIAENAGDAATIGPLIHNNEEINRLATNFNVKTLNGINELKDEKKAIIRTHGITKSDLAELKKTDIKVIDATCPFVTKPQQICEDMSNAGYDVVIFGDENHPEVKGVKSYASGKVYVVLDESELEGVKFRQKVALVSQTTRKVEKFIQIANYLMLRVKEVRVFNTICNATFENQEAVKNLAKRADVMIVIGGKNSSNTKQLYLISKNFCEDSYLIESEHEVEKSWFEGKNLCGISAGASTPDWIIQKVVDVIEKF, encoded by the coding sequence TTGAAGATTGAGCTTGCTAGTAGCTACGGCTTTTGCTTTGGGGTAAAGCGCGCCATAAAGATAGCCGAAAATGCAGGCGATGCCGCTACTATCGGACCTCTCATACATAATAACGAAGAGATAAACCGCCTAGCTACGAATTTCAATGTCAAGACTCTCAACGGCATAAATGAGCTAAAGGACGAGAAAAAGGCCATCATACGCACTCACGGCATCACGAAAAGCGATCTGGCCGAGCTTAAAAAGACCGATATCAAAGTCATAGACGCCACTTGCCCGTTCGTGACCAAGCCGCAGCAAATTTGTGAGGATATGAGCAATGCGGGATACGATGTCGTGATATTTGGCGATGAAAATCATCCCGAGGTCAAAGGCGTGAAGTCCTATGCCAGCGGAAAGGTTTATGTCGTGCTTGATGAGAGCGAACTTGAGGGAGTGAAATTCAGACAAAAAGTAGCACTCGTCAGTCAAACGACTCGTAAAGTCGAAAAATTTATACAAATAGCGAACTACTTGATGTTACGCGTAAAAGAGGTGCGAGTTTTCAATACTATCTGCAACGCGACCTTTGAGAACCAGGAGGCGGTCAAAAATTTAGCCAAAAGAGCCGATGTGATGATAGTCATCGGTGGTAAAAATAGCTCTAATACAAAGCAGCTTTATCTGATATCTAAAAATTTCTGCGAGGACAGCTACCTGATAGAGAGCGAACACGAAGTCGAGAAAAGCTGGTTTGAGGGCAAGAATTTATGTGGTATAAGTGCGGGAGCGAGCACGCCTGACTGGATCATACAAAAAGTCGTCGACGTGATAGAGAAATTTTAA
- a CDS encoding glutamate--tRNA ligase family protein codes for MKLARKSKITLPSSFGGIISRIAPTPSGYLHLGNVYNFLLTYLFTRAKGGFLNLRIDDYDIGRYRREFVQNIFDVLEFLQLDYDGGARNLAQFEAKFSFKFRLNEYKKALDGLKGEIYACECSKHTPNAYKNGIYQGLCRYKNLKFTKGLTSLKILVDSSDELGREVGENLGDFMLYKKDDTPAYNLASVVDDELLGVNFVVRGEDLLGCTQAQIYLSRRLGYKFQNANFIHHALFMDGDKKLSKSSNAPAIDFKNGAKFYYKIVADRLALNPLCCDKLSNLAYEFKISQSKIQAL; via the coding sequence ATGAAGCTCGCCCGAAAGAGTAAAATCACCCTGCCGTCAAGCTTTGGCGGCATCATCTCACGTATAGCCCCCACACCAAGCGGCTACCTTCATCTTGGCAATGTTTACAACTTCTTGCTGACCTATCTCTTTACTCGTGCAAAGGGTGGCTTTTTAAATTTACGCATCGATGACTACGATATTGGCAGATATAGGCGCGAATTCGTGCAAAATATCTTTGACGTGCTCGAATTTTTACAGCTTGATTATGACGGCGGAGCTAGGAATTTAGCTCAGTTTGAAGCCAAATTCAGCTTTAAATTCAGACTGAACGAATATAAAAAAGCGCTTGACGGCTTAAAGGGTGAAATTTACGCTTGTGAGTGCTCAAAGCATACGCCAAATGCCTATAAAAACGGCATTTATCAAGGTCTTTGCAGGTATAAAAATTTAAAATTCACAAAAGGGCTCACTTCGCTTAAAATTTTAGTCGATAGCAGCGACGAGCTTGGCCGTGAGGTCGGTGAAAATTTAGGCGATTTCATGCTTTATAAAAAGGATGACACTCCCGCTTACAACCTAGCTAGCGTCGTGGACGACGAGCTTCTTGGTGTAAATTTCGTAGTTAGAGGAGAGGATCTACTGGGCTGCACGCAGGCTCAAATTTATCTATCAAGGCGCTTAGGTTATAAATTTCAAAATGCAAATTTTATCCACCACGCCCTTTTCATGGACGGGGACAAAAAGCTATCCAAATCATCGAATGCTCCTGCGATCGACTTTAAAAACGGGGCGAAATTTTACTACAAGATAGTAGCCGATCGGCTCGCACTAAACCCGCTTTGTTGCGACAAACTATCAAATTTAGCCTACGAATTTAAAATTTCTCAAAGCAAAATACAAGCCCTCTAA
- the serA gene encoding phosphoglycerate dehydrogenase, with protein sequence MKTIIVCDAIHPVGFELLKKEEDIKIIDAVNVPKDELLKILGEADVAITRSSTEVNEAFLNAGKKLKAIVRAGVGVDNVDIDGCSRRGIIAMNVPTANTIAAVELTMAHMLAAARSLEYAHNDLKLNRIWKREKWYGVELFNKTLGIIGFGNIGSRVAARAKAFGMNIVAYDPYIDPSKVIDMGGTYTKNFDDILKCDFITIHTPKTKETTNMIGRDEIAKMKDGVRLINCARGGLYNEEALEEALKSGKVAFAGIDVFTKEPATSHPLLELDNVSVTPHLGANTLESQRNIAVEAVEQAISAARAISYPNALNLPIKTEDLPPFIEPYVDLVSKMAFLGAQINKKEIKAIRIEAEGQIGEFANSMLTFALVGVLKESLGDAINYVNAKFICDEKGIANEAIIVPQSGYNNKISVKITTESDVTTISGTVFGETEQRIVGINGFKTDFKPKGKMIIFKNHDVPGVIAQISKILADEKINIADFRLGRGDNGMALAVILVDENISKETLAKLNALDTCVWAQYAVI encoded by the coding sequence ATGAAAACCATCATCGTTTGCGATGCCATACACCCCGTTGGCTTCGAGCTACTTAAAAAAGAGGAAGATATTAAGATAATCGACGCCGTAAACGTTCCTAAAGATGAGCTTTTGAAAATCCTAGGCGAAGCCGATGTTGCTATAACCAGAAGCTCGACCGAGGTGAACGAAGCTTTTTTAAATGCCGGTAAAAAGCTAAAGGCTATCGTTAGAGCGGGAGTAGGCGTAGATAATGTCGATATAGACGGCTGTTCAAGACGCGGCATAATCGCTATGAACGTGCCTACGGCAAACACTATCGCTGCGGTTGAGCTTACGATGGCTCACATGCTGGCGGCTGCCAGATCGCTTGAATACGCACACAACGACCTGAAGCTGAACAGAATTTGGAAACGCGAAAAATGGTATGGGGTCGAGCTTTTTAACAAAACGCTAGGCATCATAGGCTTTGGAAACATCGGCTCTCGCGTCGCCGCACGCGCAAAGGCCTTTGGTATGAATATCGTTGCTTATGACCCATATATCGATCCCTCAAAGGTCATCGATATGGGCGGCACTTACACTAAAAATTTCGACGATATCTTAAAATGCGATTTTATCACTATTCATACGCCAAAGACTAAAGAGACGACAAATATGATAGGGCGCGACGAGATAGCCAAGATGAAAGACGGTGTGAGGTTGATAAACTGCGCTCGCGGCGGCCTTTATAACGAAGAGGCTCTTGAAGAGGCGCTAAAAAGCGGCAAAGTGGCTTTTGCCGGTATCGACGTTTTTACAAAAGAGCCTGCGACCAGTCACCCGCTACTTGAGCTTGATAATGTGAGTGTTACGCCGCATCTTGGAGCAAATACACTGGAGTCTCAGCGCAATATCGCGGTCGAAGCGGTCGAGCAAGCCATCAGCGCAGCGCGAGCCATCAGCTATCCAAACGCTCTAAATTTACCGATAAAAACGGAAGACCTACCGCCTTTTATCGAGCCTTATGTAGATCTAGTAAGCAAGATGGCCTTTTTGGGTGCGCAGATAAACAAAAAGGAGATCAAGGCCATTCGTATCGAGGCTGAGGGACAAATAGGCGAATTTGCAAATTCCATGCTCACTTTCGCACTCGTTGGAGTGCTCAAAGAGAGCCTTGGTGACGCGATAAACTATGTAAATGCTAAATTTATATGCGATGAAAAAGGCATAGCAAACGAAGCTATCATCGTTCCTCAAAGCGGATATAACAACAAAATTTCAGTCAAAATAACGACCGAAAGTGACGTGACGACGATAAGCGGCACGGTCTTTGGAGAGACCGAGCAACGAATAGTCGGTATAAACGGCTTTAAAACAGACTTCAAGCCAAAAGGAAAGATGATAATCTTTAAAAACCACGACGTGCCGGGTGTCATCGCGCAGATCAGTAAAATTTTGGCGGACGAGAAGATAAATATCGCAGATTTCCGCCTTGGCAGAGGCGATAATGGTATGGCGCTTGCTGTCATCTTGGTCGATGAAAACATCAGCAAAGAGACGCTTGCGAAACTAAATGCGCTTGATACGTGCGTTTGGGCGCAATACGCAGTTATTTAA
- a CDS encoding 30S ribosomal protein S1, giving the protein MAVNKSVQLSKAKDEDIEDIDFAAMLEESFKKTEEDSDGVIVDIKGDEVLVNVGKKSEGILNISEITDANGDLMYKVGDTIKVAITGSRGGRPIVSHKKALKKEKVKAFIEAYDPENSGEIDVKIVNKNKGGFVAQDANGVEFFLPKTQSGFKNANDVVGKSYKVRVIKVDKDENSIVVSRKKILDDDRKKRKEALANIVDNADVIEGTIKKITTYGMFVDVGGVDGLVHYSEISYKGPVNPSSLYNEGDKVLVKVISYDNEKRHLSLSIKAAMPDPWEEILSDGLEVGDTIKVIVSNIEPYGAFVDLGNDIEGFLHISEISWDKNIKNPKDHISEGQEIDVEVIEIDAKGHRLRVSLKNLLPKPFDEFKAKFKEGDVVKGVVTTVTNFGAFIRIDCVEGLLHNEDASWDRNDKCKDMFKPGDEVEVKIIKIDNAEQKISLSLKDLKQSPVQEFANKFNVGDIVKGTIRDIKDFGVFVELGDNVDALIRKEDLGSVDAQSLKIGDEIEAAIAFIDEKKNRIRLSIRRLAKQKEREVLNEINDNDKVTLGDIIKEQLQ; this is encoded by the coding sequence ATGGCTGTGAACAAGAGCGTTCAACTAAGCAAAGCAAAAGACGAGGATATCGAAGATATCGATTTTGCTGCAATGTTAGAGGAGTCTTTCAAAAAGACTGAAGAGGATAGCGACGGTGTGATCGTCGATATCAAAGGTGACGAGGTTTTGGTAAACGTCGGTAAAAAATCAGAGGGGATTTTAAATATTTCCGAGATAACCGACGCAAATGGCGACTTGATGTATAAGGTTGGCGATACTATCAAGGTAGCGATAACCGGATCAAGGGGCGGAAGGCCTATCGTTTCACATAAAAAAGCGCTTAAGAAAGAGAAAGTCAAGGCCTTTATCGAGGCTTACGATCCTGAAAATTCTGGTGAGATAGACGTTAAGATCGTCAATAAAAATAAAGGCGGATTCGTCGCCCAAGATGCAAACGGAGTAGAATTCTTCCTGCCTAAAACTCAAAGTGGGTTTAAAAATGCAAACGACGTAGTCGGCAAATCTTACAAAGTAAGAGTGATAAAAGTCGATAAAGACGAAAACAGCATCGTCGTATCACGTAAGAAAATTTTAGACGATGACCGTAAGAAGCGCAAAGAGGCATTAGCAAATATCGTCGATAACGCTGATGTGATAGAGGGAACTATCAAAAAGATCACGACTTATGGTATGTTTGTCGATGTGGGCGGTGTTGACGGACTCGTTCATTACAGCGAGATAAGCTACAAAGGACCGGTAAATCCAAGCTCTCTTTACAACGAAGGCGATAAAGTCTTGGTAAAAGTTATCAGCTACGATAATGAAAAACGCCATCTGTCTTTATCTATCAAGGCAGCGATGCCTGATCCTTGGGAAGAGATATTAAGCGACGGCCTGGAAGTAGGAGACACTATAAAAGTTATCGTAAGTAACATCGAGCCTTACGGAGCTTTCGTCGATCTAGGCAACGATATAGAGGGATTTTTACACATATCTGAAATTTCATGGGATAAAAATATTAAAAACCCAAAAGATCACATCAGCGAAGGTCAAGAGATCGATGTCGAGGTCATCGAGATCGACGCAAAGGGACATCGCCTAAGAGTGAGCCTTAAAAATTTACTTCCAAAGCCGTTTGACGAATTTAAGGCTAAATTTAAAGAGGGCGATGTAGTAAAAGGCGTAGTCACCACAGTCACGAATTTTGGTGCATTCATCCGTATCGACTGCGTAGAAGGCTTGCTCCATAACGAAGACGCCTCTTGGGATAGAAACGACAAATGTAAAGATATGTTCAAACCAGGCGACGAGGTCGAGGTCAAGATCATCAAGATAGACAACGCCGAGCAGAAAATTTCGCTTAGCCTCAAGGATCTAAAACAAAGTCCGGTTCAAGAATTTGCCAATAAATTCAACGTAGGCGACATCGTAAAAGGCACTATCCGCGATATCAAAGACTTTGGCGTATTCGTCGAGCTTGGCGATAATGTCGATGCGCTCATCCGCAAAGAAGACCTTGGCAGCGTTGATGCCCAGAGCCTAAAAATAGGCGACGAGATAGAGGCGGCGATAGCCTTTATCGATGAGAAGAAAAACAGAATTCGTCTAAGTATCCGCCGCTTGGCTAAACAAAAAGAGCGCGAAGTACTAAACGAGATAAACGATAACGACAAGGTTACGCTTGGCGATATCATCAAGGAACAATTGCAGTAA
- a CDS encoding RNA recognition motif domain-containing protein, translated as MNIYVGNLSYRMTEAELKEAFAQFGEVKRAKIVKDRDTNRSKGFGFVEMDDANEGQRAIDALNDKELGGRTLRVNEARPKE; from the coding sequence GTGAATATTTATGTAGGAAATTTGTCATATCGTATGACAGAGGCAGAGTTGAAGGAAGCTTTTGCGCAGTTTGGCGAGGTAAAGCGTGCAAAAATCGTTAAAGATCGCGATACAAATCGCTCAAAAGGTTTTGGATTTGTTGAAATGGACGACGCGAACGAGGGTCAAAGAGCTATCGACGCGCTTAATGATAAGGAACTGGGCGGACGCACTCTAAGAGTAAATGAAGCTCGCCCGAAAGAGTAA
- a CDS encoding SelT/SelW/SelH family (seleno)protein — protein MHVKIIYCNSUNYRPVASRVEDEIKKNFGDARVDLVIGDGGNFIVEVDGDVIFSKKDRIGNDEARFPHGEEITRLINKHLGRKTA, from the coding sequence ATGCACGTAAAAATCATTTACTGCAACTCTTGAAACTATCGTCCGGTAGCTTCTCGTGTAGAAGATGAGATAAAAAAGAATTTCGGCGATGCAAGAGTTGATTTAGTCATTGGAGACGGTGGAAATTTTATCGTCGAAGTTGATGGCGACGTGATATTTTCAAAAAAAGATCGAATCGGTAACGATGAGGCGAGATTTCCTCACGGCGAAGAGATCACAAGGCTTATCAATAAGCATCTAGGGCGCAAGACAGCTTGA
- the efp gene encoding elongation factor P has product MAYSMGDLKKGLKIEIEGVPYKIVEYQHVKPGKGAAFVRAKIKSFVDGKVLEKTFHAGDKCEQPHLEEKEMQYLYDDGEFCQFMDTTTYEQVAISDEDVGDVKKWMIDGMMVEILFHNGKAIGVEVPQVVELKIVETPPNFKGDTQGGKKPATLESGAVVQIPFHVLEGEVIRVDTVRGEYIERANK; this is encoded by the coding sequence ATGGCTTATTCAATGGGCGATTTAAAAAAGGGCTTAAAGATAGAGATAGAGGGCGTTCCGTATAAGATCGTCGAATATCAGCACGTAAAACCGGGCAAGGGCGCGGCTTTCGTGCGTGCGAAGATCAAATCTTTCGTAGACGGCAAGGTGCTTGAAAAGACCTTCCACGCCGGCGACAAATGCGAGCAGCCGCATCTTGAAGAAAAAGAAATGCAGTATCTTTACGACGACGGCGAATTTTGCCAGTTCATGGATACGACTACTTACGAGCAAGTGGCGATCAGCGATGAGGACGTGGGTGATGTGAAAAAATGGATGATTGATGGCATGATGGTCGAGATTTTATTTCACAATGGTAAGGCGATCGGTGTTGAGGTGCCGCAGGTCGTGGAGCTAAAGATCGTCGAGACTCCGCCAAATTTCAAGGGCGATACGCAAGGCGGTAAAAAGCCTGCCACGCTTGAAAGCGGTGCGGTCGTGCAGATACCGTTTCACGTGCTAGAAGGCGAGGTCATCCGCGTAGATACCGTCCGTGGCGAATACATTGAGCGCGCGAACAAATAA
- the aroA gene encoding 3-phosphoshikimate 1-carboxyvinyltransferase yields MKVRILNEPINAELSRIAADKSISHRCAIFSLLSNKPSHVRNYLKAGDTLNTLDIVKALGAQIQERGEELIITPPEKILEPDVVLECGNSGTAMRLFMGLLAAQEGFFVLSGDKYLNRRPMARVAKPLVAVGAKIDGANEANTAPLCIRGKKLERFKYDSPVASAQVKSALLLAALYSNGCEFSEPELSRDHTERMLRGMGAKIKTQGASIALEPMDAPLAPLDIDVPNDPSSAFFFAVAACIIPNSHIVLRNVLLNETRIEAYKILQKMGAGIKFKEISGKYESIGDIEIRYAALNAVEVSENISWLIDEAPALAIAFANAKGTSVLKNAKELRVKECDRIAVTVAGLKKCGVTARELEDGFEVSGCDASCAIIDSHGDHRIAMSFAVLGLKCGMIIEKSEFIATSFPNFISILRKIGASVED; encoded by the coding sequence ATGAAAGTTCGTATACTAAACGAGCCTATAAACGCCGAGCTCTCGCGCATAGCCGCCGATAAATCGATCTCTCATAGATGTGCGATATTTTCACTACTTAGCAATAAACCATCGCACGTTAGAAACTATCTAAAAGCCGGCGATACGCTAAATACGCTAGACATCGTGAAGGCTTTAGGCGCGCAGATCCAGGAGAGGGGCGAGGAGCTCATCATCACCCCGCCGGAGAAAATCCTTGAGCCTGACGTAGTTTTGGAATGCGGGAATTCCGGCACTGCGATGCGCCTTTTTATGGGGCTTTTAGCGGCTCAAGAGGGCTTTTTCGTTTTAAGCGGAGACAAATATCTAAATCGTCGCCCGATGGCGCGCGTGGCTAAGCCGCTAGTGGCGGTCGGAGCCAAGATAGACGGCGCAAACGAGGCAAATACCGCACCTCTTTGCATACGCGGCAAAAAGCTAGAGCGTTTTAAATATGATAGCCCGGTGGCCTCCGCGCAGGTAAAAAGCGCACTTTTGCTCGCTGCACTTTATTCAAATGGCTGCGAATTTTCAGAGCCAGAGCTTAGTCGCGATCACACGGAGCGTATGCTAAGAGGCATGGGCGCAAAGATAAAGACGCAAGGCGCCAGTATAGCTCTTGAGCCTATGGATGCGCCGCTAGCGCCACTTGATATAGACGTACCAAACGATCCCAGCTCTGCATTTTTCTTTGCCGTCGCCGCATGCATCATACCAAATTCTCATATCGTGCTAAGAAATGTGCTTTTAAACGAAACGCGCATCGAGGCATATAAAATTTTACAAAAAATGGGCGCGGGCATAAAATTCAAAGAGATATCCGGCAAATACGAAAGTATCGGCGATATCGAAATAAGATACGCCGCGCTGAATGCCGTAGAGGTGAGCGAAAATATATCTTGGCTCATCGATGAGGCGCCCGCACTCGCCATTGCTTTTGCAAACGCAAAGGGCACCAGCGTGCTAAAAAACGCAAAGGAGCTTCGTGTCAAAGAGTGCGATCGCATCGCCGTAACGGTAGCCGGACTTAAAAAATGCGGCGTAACGGCGCGAGAACTTGAAGACGGCTTTGAAGTGAGCGGCTGCGATGCTAGCTGCGCTATCATCGACAGTCACGGCGATCATCGTATAGCGATGAGCTTTGCGGTGCTGGGACTAAAATGCGGGATGATAATCGAAAAAAGTGAATTTATCGCGACATCGTTTCCAAATTTTATCTCGATACTTCGAAAAATAGGTGCTAGCGTTGAAGATTGA
- a CDS encoding DJ-1 family glyoxalase III, which yields MKRVAVIFANGFEEIEALSVVDILRRADIDALCVGLDRALVVGSHGVSVKVDLLLSELREIELDAIVLPGGLPGAQNLADSKELGEILRRFDDNGKLICAICAAPMALAKAGVLKDAFTCYPGFETNVRADKNGYISDKNVICDHNIMTSRGPATAMEFALEIVKELNGTSSYESVRDGLLYHSL from the coding sequence ATGAAAAGAGTTGCGGTGATTTTTGCTAACGGTTTTGAGGAAATAGAGGCTTTGAGCGTTGTGGATATTTTAAGGAGAGCCGACATAGACGCTTTGTGTGTAGGGCTTGATAGGGCTTTGGTGGTCGGATCTCACGGCGTTAGCGTGAAAGTCGATCTGCTACTTAGCGAGCTAAGAGAGATAGAGCTCGATGCTATCGTGCTTCCCGGAGGACTACCCGGTGCACAAAATTTAGCAGACAGCAAGGAGCTTGGTGAAATTCTAAGACGCTTTGATGATAACGGCAAGCTAATCTGCGCGATCTGTGCCGCACCGATGGCATTGGCAAAAGCGGGTGTTTTAAAAGACGCTTTTACTTGTTATCCCGGCTTCGAGACAAACGTGAGAGCCGATAAAAATGGCTACATCAGTGATAAAAACGTGATCTGCGATCATAACATAATGACATCTAGAGGACCTGCAACTGCTATGGAATTTGCCCTTGAGATCGTCAAAGAGCTAAACGGCACAAGCTCGTATGAGAGCGTTAGAGACGGATTGCTTTATCATAGTTTATAA
- a CDS encoding DUF4304 domain-containing protein, which translates to MKEIFETLIKQTAKPLLKENGFTKKGLNFFKKQNELIFTINFQKSSTNSPFETKFYINCGVYASIFDTTLGKNARLYPKEYECHFRERISAILKEKDGYFIDQNTDVSELGKKLTQDLNLAIKFFDEIKNADDLVKILLAKGGLNLIDTIFEYLLATKNEKNFIEQSWKLHAKYGNEARWQIFENKINKMLEKYGLEKVNFNEMVKRSD; encoded by the coding sequence ATGAAAGAAATTTTTGAAACTCTCATAAAGCAGACCGCTAAACCCCTGCTTAAAGAAAATGGCTTTACTAAAAAAGGTCTTAACTTTTTCAAAAAGCAAAACGAACTCATCTTCACCATAAATTTTCAAAAAAGTAGCACAAATTCGCCTTTTGAGACTAAATTTTACATCAACTGCGGAGTTTATGCGTCGATTTTTGACACCACGCTTGGTAAAAATGCGCGTCTTTACCCCAAAGAGTATGAGTGTCATTTTAGAGAGAGGATCTCGGCTATCCTCAAAGAAAAAGATGGATACTTTATCGATCAAAATACCGACGTAAGCGAGCTTGGCAAAAAGCTGACGCAGGATCTGAATTTAGCGATCAAATTCTTTGACGAGATAAAAAACGCCGATGATCTTGTGAAAATTTTATTAGCTAAGGGTGGGCTAAATTTGATAGATACGATTTTTGAATACCTTTTAGCAACCAAAAATGAGAAAAATTTCATAGAACAAAGCTGGAAGCTTCATGCAAAATACGGAAATGAAGCAAGATGGCAAATTTTTGAAAATAAGATAAATAAAATGCTCGAAAAATATGGGCTAGAAAAGGTAAATTTTAATGAAATGGTAAAAAGGTCGGACTAG